From a region of the Alnus glutinosa chromosome 1, dhAlnGlut1.1, whole genome shotgun sequence genome:
- the LOC133853842 gene encoding MLP-like protein 31 — translation MTLFGKVEGDVEIKAPAEKFHEIFSGRPHHISNVTPEKVQGCALHEGDWGVEGSFIYWNYVHDGETKAAKEKIVAIDDTNKSITFKVIEGDLLKEYKNFVIVVQATPKGEGSLVHWTMEYEKLKDDIPEPNSLLQFLIDVSKDIDAHLTA, via the exons ATGACTCTCTTCGGTAAGGTGGAGGGTGATGTAGAAATTAAAGCTCCCGCTGAAAAGTTTCATGAGATTTTCAGCGGCAGGCCACACCACATATCCAATGTTACTCCTGAAAAAGTACAGGGTTGTGCTTTGCACGAGGGTGACTGGGGCGTTGAGGGCTCTTTTATCTACTGGAATTATGTCCATG ATGGGGAAACAAAAGCTGCTAAGGAGAAAATTGTGGCAATAGATGACACAAACAAGTCAATCACTTTCAAAGTGATTGAAGGGGATCTCCTGAAGGAGTACAAGAACTTCGTAATCGTTGTTCAAGCTACTCCCAAGGGTGAGGGCAGCTTGGTGCATTGGACCATGGAATACGAAAAGCTGAAGGATGATATTCCAGAACCCAACTCATTGCTTCAGTTTCTAATTGATGTCAGCAAAGACATTGATGCTCACCTCACCGCATAG